A region of Panicum virgatum strain AP13 chromosome 8N, P.virgatum_v5, whole genome shotgun sequence DNA encodes the following proteins:
- the LOC120684571 gene encoding uncharacterized protein LOC120684571: MIRSDPWPPLSAPDSASPPDRHAAELAPSSASRYRVESLIRTSGSAGGGQSARGVEPWTAGRRSLGGGLLAGRIGGMEVALWGSRRAATAQCMEAMTGAAGFVWRVSCYIKALWRGMWPSPLPPPSRHHCPLYHEPERASGVEVTTILTFAIELCWSCNSFFQRDMLFCIRNMEYWTRRNKLAGE; encoded by the exons ATGATTCGCTCCGATCCGTGGCCCCCGCTGTCAGCCCCGGATTCGGCGTCGCCCCCGGACCGGCATGCCGCGGAACTCGCCCCATCGTCGGCCTCCCGCTATCGTGTCGAATCCCTGATTCGCACCTCAG GTTCAGCAGGAGGAGGGCAGTCAGCTCGAGGCGTGGAGCCGTGGACAGCCGGGAGGAGGAGCTTGGGTGGTGGGCTATTAGCAGGGAGAATTGGGGGGATGGAGGTTGCATTGTGGGGAAGTAGACGGGCTGCCACCGCTCAGTGCATGGAGGCAATGACGGGTGCAGCCGGCTTTGTATGGCGAGTATCTTGCTACATCAAAGCTCTATGGCGAGGTATGTGGCCGTCGCCCCTGCCTCCACCAAGCCGTCACCATTGCCCCCTGTACCATGAACCTG AGAGGGCGAGCGGAGTCGAG GTAACAACTATTCTGACATTTGCCATCGAGCTCTGCTGGTCGTGCAATTCTTTTTTTCAAAGGGACATGCTCTTTTGCATAAG AAATATGGAATATTGGACAAGAAGAAATAAGTTAGCAGGAGAGTGA